Proteins encoded within one genomic window of Haloimpatiens massiliensis:
- a CDS encoding glycosyltransferase family 4 protein, translating into MKVLLCTREDYMRNFEGDSKQVLRTYQYLKENGVQVHIDNGHISDYSQYDIIHLFNLTRVGEIYKYYKIAHGFKKPVVISPIYWDIEKYYLYKKDDEKLNLWKKSNLYREEILKSCDRVFANSYMEKELLIREFGICGDAVEVVYTGVEVEHEDIPLYNFRERYKLNKYVLCVGRISPKKNQLMLARLCEKLGVQLVIIGKVKNKEYFKRCIKYKNVVYLGFMDSYNIYNAYRFAKVHALVSFVEKPGMSSLEAAASGCNIVSTSEGCATEYFRDMAYYCNPYEEKTILEALEKAIYKKKDDTLKEYVKKHYNWSDSIKKVYEGYLYTLNNIK; encoded by the coding sequence ATGAAAGTATTATTATGCACAAGAGAAGATTACATGAGAAATTTTGAAGGAGATTCAAAACAGGTACTAAGAACTTACCAATACCTCAAAGAAAATGGAGTACAGGTGCATATAGATAATGGACATATAAGTGATTATTCACAATATGATATTATTCATTTATTCAATTTAACCAGGGTAGGTGAAATATATAAGTATTACAAAATTGCTCATGGATTTAAAAAACCGGTAGTAATATCACCTATTTATTGGGATATAGAGAAATACTATTTGTATAAAAAGGATGATGAAAAATTAAATTTATGGAAGAAATCTAATTTATATAGAGAAGAGATATTAAAAAGCTGTGATAGGGTATTTGCAAATAGCTATATGGAAAAGGAATTACTTATAAGGGAATTTGGAATATGTGGTGATGCGGTAGAGGTTGTGTATACTGGTGTAGAAGTAGAGCATGAAGATATACCATTATATAATTTTAGAGAAAGATATAAGTTAAACAAGTATGTACTTTGTGTTGGAAGAATATCACCTAAAAAGAATCAGCTAATGTTAGCAAGACTATGTGAAAAATTAGGAGTTCAATTAGTTATAATTGGAAAAGTTAAAAATAAGGAATATTTTAAAAGATGTATAAAATATAAAAATGTAGTGTACCTAGGATTTATGGACAGTTACAATATATATAATGCTTATAGATTTGCAAAGGTGCATGCATTAGTTAGTTTTGTGGAGAAACCAGGAATGTCATCATTGGAAGCAGCTGCTAGTGGGTGCAATATAGTATCTACCAGTGAAGGATGTGCTACAGAGTATTTTAGGGATATGGCTTATTATTGTAATCCTTATGAGGAGAAAACTATACTAGAGGCTTTAGAAAAAGCTATATATAAAAAGAAAGATGACACTTTAAAAGAATATGTAAAAAAACATTATAATTGGAGCGATAGTATTAAAAAAGTATATGAAGGATATTTATATACATTGAATAATATAAAATGA
- the zapA gene encoding cell division protein ZapA yields MNTITVKINGLEYNLKGEECQEYLQQVATYVDNKMQDLMDNNEKLSVSAAAVLTALNSVDERFKIEGIYNELLQKTKDIQKNEELLKDQIQYLKKQITHLEEYNSELQNRLSSSSDQKEIEKHEQVIENLNDQISILEESAKSYLADRNKYKAENKELKFQIHSAKYKIINLENKLLESQIGLAKAKKEMKVSVEKSS; encoded by the coding sequence ATGAATACTATTACGGTTAAAATAAATGGTTTAGAATACAACTTAAAAGGTGAAGAATGTCAAGAGTATTTGCAGCAAGTAGCTACTTATGTAGATAACAAAATGCAGGATTTGATGGATAACAATGAAAAGTTAAGTGTTTCTGCTGCAGCAGTATTAACGGCATTGAATTCTGTGGATGAAAGGTTTAAGATAGAAGGCATATATAATGAACTTCTTCAAAAAACAAAGGATATTCAAAAGAATGAGGAGCTTTTAAAGGATCAAATACAATATCTTAAAAAGCAAATCACACATTTGGAGGAGTATAATTCTGAACTTCAAAATAGGTTAAGCTCTAGTAGTGATCAAAAGGAAATAGAAAAACATGAGCAAGTAATAGAAAATCTAAATGATCAGATTTCTATACTAGAAGAAAGTGCTAAAAGTTATTTAGCTGATAGGAATAAGTATAAGGCAGAAAATAAAGAGCTGAAATTCCAAATACATTCTGCTAAATACAAAATAATTAATTTGGAAAATAAGCTTTTAGAAAGCCAAATAGGCCTAGCTAAGGCTAAAAAGGAAATGAAAGTAAGTGTAGAAAAAAGTAGTTGA
- the pheT gene encoding phenylalanine--tRNA ligase subunit beta — protein sequence MLVPVKWLKDYVDINVSPKELADRLTMSGSKVEELIVTGDEIQKVVTGKLVKIEKHPDADKLSICTVDIGKEEPIQIVTAATNMKEQDVVPTALHGSTLHGGLKIKKGKLRGVVSNGMFCSEEELGIAGDEPVYGLMILPQDTPVGKDIKEVVDMTSALIDFEITSNRRDCFSILGMARETAATLGVSYKAPSLDYTSKCSENINDILKVEVKDELCRRYMARGVKNIKIQPSPSWMQERLLEAEVRPINNIVDITNFVMIELGQPMHAFDRRDIEENKIVVEKAVDDQKFTTLDEEERKLDSSMLCIKDGNRTVALAGIMGGLNSEVKEDTSEIIFECANFNGVNIRNSSKKLALRTESSSKFEKDLDPNLVEIAMNRACHLIEELGAGEVLEGTIDVYNEKAEPHTLDVDYNWVNKFLGTNIPKESMKEYLDRLDLNTVINGDILHITVPTFRSDVNIKEDVAEEIVRIYGYNNVKSTMPSSETAKAGKNIRQKLEDKVIEALISSGLNQSISYSFVSPKIFNKILLPENSELRKVVTIKNPLGEDYSIMRTTTIASIMESLQRNYTRSNDKVRLFEIGKVYIANEDENNLPEERNILTIGMYGEVDYFHLKGVVENVLEVLGVKKASFKRENQNTAFHPGKTAALYVRKECLGILGEIHPDVCENYEVNERCYVAELNLDILFKNAALERKYKPLPKFPAVTRDLAVLINEEVLVQEIEDIIKKQGGNLLESYRLFDVYQGKQIPEGKKSVAYALIYRLEDRTLTDKEVNKVHDKILRSLEYKLGAELR from the coding sequence GTGTTAGTACCAGTAAAGTGGCTTAAAGATTATGTAGATATAAATGTTTCACCAAAAGAGTTAGCAGATAGATTGACTATGTCAGGATCAAAGGTTGAGGAGCTTATTGTAACTGGAGATGAAATACAAAAGGTTGTTACAGGAAAATTAGTAAAGATAGAAAAGCATCCAGATGCAGATAAGCTTTCTATATGTACTGTAGATATAGGAAAGGAAGAACCTATACAAATAGTTACAGCTGCTACAAATATGAAAGAGCAGGATGTGGTGCCGACAGCTCTACATGGTTCTACATTACATGGTGGGCTTAAAATCAAAAAAGGTAAATTAAGAGGAGTAGTTTCAAATGGTATGTTCTGTTCAGAAGAAGAATTGGGCATAGCAGGAGATGAGCCTGTTTATGGACTTATGATACTTCCACAGGACACTCCAGTAGGAAAGGATATTAAGGAAGTAGTCGATATGACTAGTGCTTTAATAGATTTTGAAATTACTTCTAATAGAAGAGATTGCTTTAGCATACTAGGCATGGCTAGGGAAACTGCAGCTACTTTAGGTGTAAGTTATAAAGCACCTTCATTAGATTACACTAGTAAATGTAGCGAAAATATAAACGATATTTTAAAAGTAGAAGTTAAAGATGAGCTTTGTAGAAGATATATGGCCAGAGGAGTTAAAAATATTAAAATACAGCCATCACCTTCATGGATGCAGGAAAGACTTTTAGAGGCTGAGGTTAGACCTATAAACAATATAGTTGATATAACTAACTTTGTTATGATTGAATTAGGTCAGCCAATGCATGCTTTTGATAGAAGAGACATAGAAGAAAATAAAATAGTTGTGGAAAAAGCTGTGGATGACCAAAAGTTTACTACTTTAGATGAAGAAGAAAGAAAATTAGATAGTAGTATGCTTTGTATAAAGGATGGAAATAGAACTGTTGCATTAGCAGGTATAATGGGTGGATTAAACTCAGAAGTTAAAGAGGACACTTCAGAAATAATATTTGAGTGTGCTAATTTCAATGGAGTTAATATAAGAAATTCTTCTAAAAAATTAGCTTTAAGAACAGAATCTTCATCTAAATTTGAAAAAGACTTAGATCCTAACCTAGTAGAGATTGCTATGAATAGGGCTTGTCACCTTATAGAAGAATTAGGTGCAGGAGAAGTTCTAGAAGGAACAATAGATGTATATAACGAAAAAGCAGAGCCACATACTTTAGATGTAGACTATAATTGGGTAAATAAATTTTTAGGCACAAATATACCAAAGGAAAGTATGAAAGAATACCTAGACAGATTAGATTTAAATACAGTTATTAATGGAGATATACTTCATATAACAGTACCTACTTTTAGATCTGATGTAAATATAAAAGAAGATGTAGCAGAAGAAATAGTTAGAATATATGGCTATAACAATGTAAAGAGTACTATGCCATCTAGTGAAACTGCAAAGGCTGGTAAAAATATAAGACAAAAACTAGAGGATAAAGTTATAGAAGCTTTAATTTCTAGTGGATTAAATCAATCCATAAGCTATTCATTTGTAAGTCCTAAAATATTTAATAAAATATTGCTACCAGAAAATAGTGAGCTTAGAAAAGTTGTTACAATTAAGAATCCTTTAGGCGAAGACTACAGTATAATGAGAACTACTACCATAGCTTCTATAATGGAATCTTTGCAAAGAAACTATACAAGAAGTAATGATAAGGTTAGATTATTTGAAATAGGAAAAGTTTATATAGCTAATGAAGACGAAAATAATTTACCAGAGGAGAGAAATATACTTACTATAGGAATGTATGGTGAGGTAGATTATTTCCATTTAAAAGGTGTAGTGGAGAATGTACTAGAAGTTTTAGGCGTGAAAAAAGCTTCATTTAAGCGTGAAAATCAAAATACGGCCTTCCATCCAGGAAAAACAGCTGCTTTATATGTGAGAAAAGAATGTTTAGGTATTTTAGGTGAAATACATCCGGATGTATGCGAAAACTATGAAGTAAATGAAAGATGTTATGTGGCAGAGTTGAATTTAGATATATTATTTAAAAATGCAGCATTAGAAAGAAAATATAAGCCACTTCCAAAATTCCCAGCAGTAACAAGAGATTTAGCTGTTTTAATAAATGAAGAGGTATTAGTTCAAGAAATAGAAGATATAATTAAGAAACAAGGTGGAAACTTATTAGAAAGCTACAGATTATTTGATGTATATCAAGGTAAGCAAATACCTGAAGGCAAGAAGAGTGTAGCATATGCTTTAATTTATAGATTAGAGGATAGAACTCTTACTGATAAAGAAGTTAACAAGGTTCATGATAAAATACTTAGATCTCTAGAGTATAAATTAGGTGCAGAATTAAGATAA
- the pheS gene encoding phenylalanine--tRNA ligase subunit alpha: MKENLQLIKENALEELKKVVSKDELETIRVKYLGKKGELTSILRGMGKLSSEERPIVGKLANEVRECIDNLITKAAEDIKNVEKQKRLQNEVIDISMPGKKQRVGKRHPLDLTLENIKDIFISMGFAIEEGPEVEKDYYNFEALNIPKDHPARGEQDTFYINDNVVLRTQTSPIQIRTMENEKPPIKMIAPGKVYRSDDLDATHSPIFYQVEGLVIDKGITFADLKGTLETFVKKMFGDEMETKFRPHHFPFTEPSAEMDATCFVCGGKGCRVCKNSGWIEILGCGMVHPQVLRNCGIDPEVYSGFAFGFGLDRMVMLKYGIDDIRLLYESDMRFLDQF, encoded by the coding sequence ATGAAAGAGAATCTTCAATTAATAAAAGAAAATGCTTTAGAAGAACTAAAGAAAGTTGTAAGTAAAGATGAACTTGAAACTATAAGAGTAAAATATTTGGGTAAAAAAGGAGAGTTAACTTCTATTTTAAGAGGCATGGGAAAACTTTCTTCAGAAGAGAGACCTATTGTAGGTAAATTAGCAAATGAGGTTAGAGAGTGCATAGATAATTTAATTACTAAGGCAGCAGAGGATATAAAAAATGTAGAAAAACAAAAGAGACTTCAAAATGAAGTAATAGATATATCCATGCCAGGAAAAAAACAAAGGGTTGGTAAGAGGCATCCTTTAGATTTAACTCTGGAGAATATAAAAGATATATTTATATCTATGGGTTTTGCTATTGAAGAGGGCCCAGAGGTAGAAAAAGATTATTATAATTTTGAAGCTTTAAATATTCCCAAGGACCATCCAGCGAGAGGGGAGCAGGACACTTTTTATATAAATGATAATGTAGTACTTAGAACTCAAACTTCCCCTATACAAATAAGAACTATGGAAAATGAAAAACCACCTATAAAGATGATTGCTCCTGGTAAGGTTTATCGTTCAGATGACCTAGATGCTACCCATTCACCAATTTTCTATCAGGTAGAAGGACTTGTAATAGATAAGGGCATAACTTTTGCTGATTTAAAAGGGACTCTGGAAACTTTTGTAAAAAAAATGTTTGGTGATGAAATGGAAACCAAATTTAGACCACATCATTTCCCATTTACAGAACCTTCAGCAGAGATGGACGCTACTTGTTTTGTATGCGGTGGTAAAGGCTGTAGAGTATGCAAAAACAGTGGATGGATAGAAATATTAGGCTGTGGAATGGTTCATCCACAGGTTTTAAGAAATTGTGGTATAGACCCAGAGGTTTACAGTGGATTTGCCTTTGGATTTGGATTAGATAGAATGGTTATGCTTAAATATGGCATAGATGATATAAGACTTCTTTATGAAAGTGACATGAGATTTTTAGATCAATTCTAA